One Triticum dicoccoides isolate Atlit2015 ecotype Zavitan chromosome 3B, WEW_v2.0, whole genome shotgun sequence genomic window, TGTCATCAGGCTACAGATCTATGAGGAGTTCAACAGCGATAATTGCGGTTTCAAGGCGTTGGTCCTTAGAGTTACGTGTAAGAAGACTTTCCAAGTTGTCCTAAGAAGGTCAAGCCAGCTCAGGTAGGGGGCGGCGACAGCGGCGCATCACCTGCTCGATCTGAAGGCAATAGTGGTTATTGATGATCTCGGAATCTCAATGTATTTTTTTGTTATGTTTGAGATGTTTTgtatttttgtaattttttttaaTAAATCAGATCCTTTTCTTTCCCGAAAAATGAAAACTTGCTGCACGCAGGAGATATTTTTCTTCTCGCATTTCGTGAACCAGCTTGCAAGTGCAACCGCACAGATTTGTGGAAAGTGACGCTTGCGAGAGCTGACAAGCTAGGTGGCGGAACTAGTTAAAGAGTACCCACGTGGTTGTGAGTAGTGCATGCAACTGACTTCCGGTCTGTGGAAAATGCATGGAAGCTTGTAGATTTCCACCAAGGAAGAGAAGAAAAGTCATGCCAACATAACATGTGAGACGCCGCGTCCGTCTCTCCCACCACTATATAATCTCATCATCGGCGCAAGAGCAGTTCCCACCCCATCCAGTTTCATCTAgcaacgcacacacacacaaactagctTAGCAGGGTGTCACTGATCACTCTGGTCGACGAGAAGACGACGATGGCGGCACGCGTGATGCTGGTGGCGGCGCTGctgtgcgcggcggcggcggcggccgcggcgcaGCAGGCGAACAACGTGCGCGCGACGTACCACTACTACCGGCCGGCCCAGAACAACTGGGACCTGGGCGCGCCGGCGGTGAGCGCCTACTGCGCGACCTGGGACGCCAGCAAGCCGCTGTCGTGGCGGTCCAAGTACGGGTGGACGGCGTTCTGCGGCCCCGCCGGCGCCCACGGGCAGGCGGCGTGCGGCAAGTGCCTCCGGGTGACGAACCCGGCGACGGGGGCGCAGGTGACGGCGAGGATCGTGGACCAGTGCGCCAACGGCGGGCTGGACCTGGACTGGGACACCGTCTTCACCAAGATCGACACCAACGGGGTCGGGTACCAGCAGGGCCACCTCAACGTCAACTACCAGTTCGTCGACTGCCGCGACTAGATGAAATGAAAGGCTAAGCAAGCTATGATAAGAATAAAAGGCTAGCTAGTAGCGGGCTAGCTACGAGTGAGCAGCTGAGACTGATCCATGCTGTTGAATAAAAGCTACCACGTGTTGCTGCATTGTATACGTGTATACAGTACGTACATGGAAGGAAATAAAGTGGATCGTTTTCATGTTTGGATTTTACTACCAATTTATTATGAACCAATACATGGGCGGATTTGGGCCCAGGCAGCCCAGGCCATATTTCGAATTTGCTAACTCTCGTACGTCTATATGAGAACTAACAAAGCCTCATCTAAAACCACAACACGAATTATCAAACGGACAGAGTAGATCATTTGATTAATCTAACAATAAAGAGCTAGCATTTTCATGGAAAACCAAATGGCGTCGGAGCTAGATGAGAATTCCAGAATTCTTTAATTCTCATCTACTCCATCTGTCCCAACGTAATTCATCTTTTCAAACTACATTAGTGTAAAAAAAAGTATTacttcctccgtctcaaaataagtgattCAACTTTGTAGTgactttgtattaaagttagtacaaactTAAGTCATTTATTTTGGGACTGAGGGAGTACATTATAAGACAGATTATAAGACAGAGGGAGTAGATGAGAGCTAGGAACACCGTTAATGTTTCTGGTCTTTCTCTGGCGCTCCTGTGAAACAGGGGCAGCCGGATAAAAGCAGTAGTACGTCCAAATCACGTGCACCGATTGCACGACTTGTTGGTCAAATTTCAGTAGTAACAACGGAAACAGCCAGCCAGTCGTACAGTTTGGAGCAGTATTGTTTAGACCACACGCCAGTCGTTCACAAATCACAGAGACCGCCGATTCCTTTCATAACAAAACTAATCCTGAAGCGTAGAATCGTCAGGCCCGAGCAGCCGACTTGGGGTTGGGGGACTGCACCAAGACGTCGCTCTGGAGATATTGATCTTACTAGACCCGTCATCTTCTTCTGGATGCATATGGGGCGGGTCAAACTTTCCGGCCCGTCTCTATCCAAGCCAAAATCCAGCTGAATTTCTTCTGGATGCTACTGCGTATTTGTTGTTGGAATTCCACGGCATGGCCTCAGAAATCTTGGCGTGATTGAAGGGCCCAGTCGTGCAAGGTGCCACCCTGCTTGAAGATATTGCGGTGGAAATTTGGCGTGCATTCCAGATCCAGCCGATCGAGCATTAATTAATTAACATCAGGCTTCTTGTGGAATAAGCACCGCAATATGTCTGGTGTCGTAAGagcatctctctttttttttgcagggAAGAGCATCTCTTCTAGCAGACCCATAAAAGAAGCGAACCCGTATAATTCCGGCGAGTATACGGGTTCGGCCCGTTATGCTGGCCAGAATAGAAACCGCATCCGCGGCCCGGCCCGTAAAAATTTTACCGCGGCCCGCAAAAACTCTCACCTCACTGGTATATGCGGTTTCGCCGCTCGAATAGGGGTCAAACCCTATCCGCCTCCGCCGCGAttcccctcctcctccgcccgaTTTCTCGCCGCTGGCGAGCCTGAAAAAACCATGGATGGCTACGATATCTCTGGCGATGAGGCGGAGCGCCGCCGCCTCTCCAGATCCGATGCCGCACGCAAGCAGGGCGCGCGCAACCGCGGTAGCCGGCCGCCACTGGTGTTTGAGCGCCACGAGCTCGACCGTCGCCGCCACGCCTCCTCCGGTTCCTTTGTCGCGGGGAGCTCATCCGCGGGCGCCTCGAGCTCGCGGCTCACTCCGGCGAAGAGTGAGCCGGAGGAGCTCAGGCCGCGCGCCATCAAGCTCGAGGCCGATGCGCCGCCGTGTCGAAGCGTGATTGGCCCCGAGGACTACCTTCCCCTGGGGCAGGAGGAGCACCTTGAGCGTGTCGTCCTGGAGCAGTCGGCGAGGGAGCAGGAGGAAGCCGAAGAGCGCCGCTGCCGCGACTCGAGTACGAGAACATGTTCCTCCAGACGGGCGTTGCGGCGTCGCAGGCGCACGCGTCCAAGGAGGCGGACCTGCGCTTCATGAAGGCGGAGCAGGCAAAGTTCTTCATCGACCTCGACTCCTCCGACTCTGATTGAGCGCCGCCGCTGGTCAGCTACCGCACAAGCTCTGTGGTGGGCACTGACCTCAGTCACGGTGCCTGTGCGGCGCTCCCACCGCAGGTGGCCACCGTCTTCTGCAGCTACCGGGAGCCGCAGCGCGAGCCGGCCGCCAGCGACCTCATCTTGACCAAGCCTATGCTgcagctgccccccccccccctctctcgggCCCCGCTGCTGCTTCAGGTGCGCCATCTGCTGCGGCTTTCGACCAGAATCTGGGCGCAGCGACCTGGCACTTGGGGGATGTTGTTCATGCTGCCTCTGATGCAGCCCCGGATCCAATCCAAGCCTAGCATATGGAGGGGGTACAGGCCCAGTCGGTGGTGCATGCGTCCCCCCGGTGCAGTCAGCGGATCAGGAGCGCGTATGACAGCGTGCGCCAAGGCAGCGGCGTTCGAGTCTGGCTCCGGCAGCGGGTCATCTCGCCGTCCCAGCTCTTCGTGTCAAAAGAAGGCGAAGGCGACGGCTATGGTAGGGCTACTTCAGCTGCCACTCCTGGACACCCCGTCTCCGCTGACGAGGGAAAAACAGCGTCAAATTGCCCAAGTGTGCGACCTCAATGCCCCTGCCATCCTTGATCAAGTCAGGAACTGAGAGGCATCTGCCTGCCTCATCTGGTGATGCATCCCCTGCTGCCAGCAGCTCCTCTGCTTCTTCCGTGCGCGTGCTCGGCTCTTCCAATGAATAGCTCTCATGGTGTCGTTTTCAGTCTTTGTGCTTCAGTCTTCGAGTCTGTTCTAGTTATGGTTTCCATGCTTAGTCTAGCAAGTTGTCATCAATCTCCAATTTATCATAGGTTTTCTAGAGGCTGTAGTTTGGACTACTCCAGGGGCAGGTTTATCATGTTAGTCGAGTCCAGCGTCGGTCTGTACCATGTATGCATTTGTTTCAACAAGTTTGTATCAGCATCTGTCCCCACTTGCATTCTCTTTAGATTGCTTATGTATCTTCTTTTGGGTTGTGTACTCATTGCTAATCCATGAAGATTCTAAGTTGGAATGTCCGGGGACTAGGGGAAAATGATAAGTGCTCACTGGTCCGTGATACTATAACATCTTGCTGATCTAGtgttgtttgcttgcaggaaaccaaGCTGTTGCCCCTCTCTAGCTTCAAGTTGAGATCCTTCCTGCCCACCAACCTCAAAGATCACTCTGTCACTTTCTCTGATGGCGCTTTTGGTGGTATCCTGGTTGCCTGGGACCCCGGCTGCGTCCTGGGTCAAGTTGTTGCAACACACAAATTCCATATCACCATGAAGATGACTTCTCCTACTACCAGCAGCTCCTTCCTGCTCACCACTGTGTATGCACCGTGCCGAAGTAGGGATAGACCAAGTTTCTTTGAAGCCATAAACAACACAGCTGTGTCATCGGATACCCCATGGATTGTTCTTGGGGACTTTAATATGTACAGGTTTGCGTATGAGAAGTCTCGTGGCCATGTCAGTTGGAGGATGATGGAGAGTTTTAACTCCTGGATCCGAGGGCATGATCTGGATGATGTTCAAATCGATAACAGGCGCTTTACTTGGTCCAACAAGAGAAACTCGCCTACTCTTTCTCGTCTGGACCGAGTGCTTGTCAATGCCGCGTGGAATCTAAGTTTCTTACAATCAGCCGCTACTTGCATATCAATAACCACGTCAGATCATGTGCCTATACTTGTGTCTTTCTCTGCGGACACCCCCAAGAGCAAGTTTTTCAGATTGGAGAATCACTGATTAGAGATGGAGGAGACCAGAAATATCATTATCAATTGTTGGTCAAAGGGTACCAGAGATCTCCAATCCTCTGCTTCTATCGTCAACTTCAAGATGAGGCGTACAAGGGCTGCTATTCAAAGTATGTGCAGGCGGAAATACACCTTGAAGGCGCTGATAGATAATAACAAACATGTGGTCTGCTTTTTGAATGCTGTTGAGGAAAGGAGAAGTTTGTCTGTCTTAGAGGCTGTTCTCGGAGAGTTTGCTTCTGCCAAAGCAGAGCAGCTAATTCTTTGGCAGACAACTTTTTGGCGGCGCCGTGCAAGGTGCGATGGTGTGTCTCAGGGGATGAGAATTGCCAATTCTTTCATGCAGCTGCCAACTGCCAAGCACGCCGTAATAACATCAAGGTTATTGTTAAAGATGGGGTGGAGCACTTCCAGAACCGCCACAAGCTCAGCCTGGCTATGAGTTATTTTGCTGAGATCCTAGGGCATCCTGCTCCTTCGAGACCTTCTGTCCAGTTAAGCTCTCTGTATGCACCTACGGACTTGTCAGAGCTTGGGGAGGTCTTTTCTTGGGCTGAAATAGTGGAGGCCATTGACAAGCTACCGAATAACAAAAGTCCAGGGCTAGACGGTTTCACAAATGACTTCTACAAAGCCTTCAAATCCCTTTTGAAGGATGATCTCCTCAGGTTCTTCGGTGACTTTCACAATAACAATGTGAGTCTAGATGGAATCAACACCACTTTCATCACTTTGCTGCCTAAGAAAGACACCCCCTTGGAATTGCGTGACTATCGGCCTATATCGTTGGTGCACAGTACGCCAAAGCTGGCTTCCAAGGTGATGACCAATAGACTGAAAAAGAGGATCCCTAGCTTAATCCATTCCCCGCAATCTGGGTTCATGCGTGGCCGTTCGATCGTGGAAAATTTTGCCTTGGCTGCTGAAATGATACAGTGTGCTCATAAAAGGAAGCTGCCAGTTATCGCCTTGAAGTTGGATTTTCACAAAGCTTTTGATAGTGTTAGCTGGCATTGCCTGGATCAAGTTCTTGAGGCCCGGGGTTTTCCACCCTCATGGATTCAGTGGGTTCATTCTCTCCTTTCCACTGGACGCTCCCGTGTTCTAATCAATGGTGAGTTGGGTGATCCCATTCTTCCCAAAAGAGGCTTCCGGCAAGGTGATTCCTTGTCCCCGTATCTCTTCATCCTGGTTGTGGACGTGCTACAGAGATTATGTTGCCAACACTTCCAGGAGGGCACCCTGCTTCATCCCATGGGCCCTGACAGCTTCTTCCAAGTGCTGCAGTACGCGGACGACACTTTGATACTTTTTCGGGGTGACATTCAACAGGCGTCTGTAAGCAAGAGCATCCTTACCTCTTTTTCAGACTTCTCCGGGCTGTAGATCAATTTTCACAAGAGCACACTCATACCTAATTCCATGGATGCGCCTGTGGCTTCTGAAATTGCCCAACTCCAAGGCTGCCCTGTCTCTTCCTTTCCATGCACTTACCTTGGGTTGCCGCTGTCTCTGCACAAGCTTACACATGGCATGTTACTCCCTGTCATCCACAAGGTTGATCGGAGACTTTCCGGATGGCTGGCTACCTTCATGTCCATGAGCGGGAGGCTTACTCTCATCAACTCTGTCATTGCTGGCATCCCTACCTATTTCATGTCCTGTTTCTCTTGGCCCAAGGAATCTTATGCCCATGTACACTCTGTCCATAAGAAGTGATTTCCCTCTACCATCACCCCACACGGAGATCGTACCACGACATCTTAACTGCCAGTTGAGTTCACCCATGTCGCTACGGCGTCCACAACCCTACAAATAAGAAGCATGGTTAGAGGATATACATATTTTTTAGACAAGGTAGATCAATTTATATCTCTGATCAATGTGGGCAAGATTGAGATGCAATGCAATCCATCCAGTTGGTNNNNNNNNNNNNNNNNNNNNNNNNNNNNNNNNNNNNNNNNNNNNNNNNNNNNNNNNNNNNNNNNNNNNNNNNNNNNNNNNNNNNNNNNNNNNNNNNNNNNNNNNNNNNNNNNNNNNNNNNNNNNNNNNNNNNNNNNNNNNNNNNNNNNNNNNNNNNNNNNNNNNNNNNNNNNNNNNNNNNNNNNNNNNNNNNNNNNNNNNNNNNNNNNNNNNNNNNNNNNNNNNNNNNNNNNNNNNNNNNNNNNNNNNNNNNNNNNNNNNNNNNNNNNNNNNNNNNNNNNNNNNNNNNNNNNNNNNNNNNNNNNNNNNNNNNNNNNNNNNNNNNNNNNNNNNNNNNNNNNNNNNNNNNNNNNNNNNNNNNNNNNNNNNNNNNNNNNNCAGGATTAGATTAAAGCCCTAATCCAAGTGTGCATCGATATTCTTTCATAAGGCCCGAAGTTGGTAAACCCAAATAATCACTCCCTTCAAGCTGGCATACAAGGCTCATTTGGTTTCTCCAAAATCAAGGACCCCGATAACGTCCGAATGTTCAAGATTTGACCATGACAAAGCAAACGTTTTCTATGACAATTTTAGTGATGCGAGGATGACAAGTTTAGTTGGTAAACATGGCAAATCCGGGCTGATTGTATTTTTTTTTTGCCAGAAAATTGCCTTGCATGTTAAGTAAACTTGTCATCCTCGTGTAAACATGTCATAAAAATGTTTGATTTGCCATGATCAAATCCCAAACGTTCGGGAATTTTCATTTCCATAAATCAAACCTCTTTTTTCGTTTGACCATGTTTATTGAGAAAAAAAATGTCAATGCCAGGGTATCAAATCAATATAACTAGATCTAACAAAAGTATGATTATCATATAGTATTTATTTGAAGTTGTACATGTTATGATTTTAttgataaacttggtcaaacttgaacaagtttgacttaggacaaaccaAATTGAAAACTAGGCCCGAGTAAGAATTGAGCCAACATAAAACAAGCATTATAATCAAGCCCAAACAACAAGTACAATTTTTTGTTAATTCCAAGTCATCTAAGAATTCTTAGTTGTTTGGTCGTGCTGAGAACTGTCAATTCGAGGTTAAGATCCATGCAAAGTTTAAATTTTCTTGAACTCTTTGAACAAGTGCTCAATCTGACTAAGAACAAGAAGTCCAAACATCACGATTATCCGATCACACTAACGTCAAGCACCAAAACCATCTGAACCATGGTCGAAAGAAAACATCTAGAGCTAACAAGTACTATGAAAGTAAACTGAGACGCGAACGACTAAAAATGATCATTTTCagttggcggcggcgccgtccttgGACAGCGTGCCCATCCACGCCCGCGGCAACATCCCGGTCTGCTCGTGCACCGTCTCCAGCAACGGCGGGAGCATCTTGTACACCCCAGCCACCTGCTGCAGtgcgccgccctcgccgccaccATCTCCGTTGCTCCAGACGCTGATCTTTGGCCGCAGGCCGTTGACGGCGCTGGCGTTGATGCGCGCCATCTCGGCGTACATGCCGCCGTCGATCATGAGGTAGTCCCTGAGCGCGCGGTAGTCGCCGCCGAGCGCCGCCAGCATGGACGCCACGTAGTCCGCCTTGGCCCTGCCCACCAGCGACAGCGCCTCCGCCTCTCGCTGCTTGGCGTACAGCTTGGCGTCCTCGGCCATCTTCTGCTCGAAGAAGAGCGCGTCGGCCTGCGCCTTGCGCGCCTCCGCCGCCTTCATCTCCTCGTACAGAGCCGCCTCCGCCACCTTCTGCCGGCCGTAGAAGAGCGCATTCGACTCTTGAACCTACACACACAATATATACAAATGTCAGTCGGTGATCTTACATACAGGATGATCGATCGATAAATTAAAGCTGTCAACAAGAAGATGTAATAAATCcataaataattttcaaaaaagatACAGTATGATGCATGATCGAATAATTAACAACCCGTGTGTCATATTGCACGGTGGCCTTGCTGAGCTGCTCGGCCTTGAGCTTCTCGGTCTGGCAGAGGGCGTTCTTGATCTCGACCTCCATCTGCAGCTCGGCGTCGCGGATGGCGACGGCCTTGGCGGCCTCCACCTCGGCGACCTTGGCCTGCCGGTCCCAGCCGGCCTTCTTCATGGCGAGGTCGGTCATTGCGGCGGCGACGTCGGCCTCCCTGGCGTTCTGGAAAACCTGCACCTCGGCATTGACCTTGGCCTCCTCCTTGAACGCCTCGCCTTGCTGCCGCACCGACAGCACCTTGGTCTCGGCGTCCACCTTGGCGGCGTTCTGGAGCGTGAGGCCGGTCCGCTCCTTGGCGCCGACCTCGCCCTTCATCCTCGCCTCCGCCACGTCCACCTTGGCCCTGCTGGCCGCCTCCTGCTGCGTCTTCTGGCCGAGGTAGGAGAAGTACTCGTGGCCCGGCACGTCCACCAGCTGCTTCACGTTGGCGTTGTAGATGAAGAGCCCGAACTGGTCCAGCTCCTTCTGCACGCTGTCGAACACCTCCTGCTTGAACTTCTTGGTGCCGGTGAAGATCTCGTCCATGGTCAGCTGCGCCGCCAGCACGCGGGTCTCGCCCTCGATCACGCCCTTCACCAGGTCGTGCACGCGGCTTGCCGAGGCGCCTCCCAGGTGCAGCGGCGCGATGAGCTTGGCGTAGAGCAGGAGCTTGGCCTCCACGGCGGCCTCGGCGGCGTCGCCGAGCTCCAGGGTGGTCACCTGGGGCCCGATGGTGAAGACGGCGGGCAGGACGAAGGGCAGCTTCTCGGAGCTCATGGCGTTCACCTCGAACTCGTAGTTGACGGGCGTGACGCTGAACCTCTTGCACTGCTGCCCCGCGAACACCCACGCCTTCTTCGCCAGCTTCACGTCGTTGATGCCCCAGCCGCTGATGGCCAGGTACTCCGACGCGTCCGCCACGAGCTCGCCGCCATCTCGGTTCGCCGGCGGTATTGCTGCCTGATTGCTGCTAGGGTTTTCTCCGCTTCGTACTTACGTAGGTGTTGAATCAATCGGTGGCGGCGGTATGTATATAATGGCGGTGATAAATAAGGATACGGATACCATCATgcatgcatggaaacgaatcaaGCGAGGAAGGAAGGAAAGACTTCCTATAGCATGCAGTACGTACGTCTGATAGGAAGCTTCCATGACCATGCACTAAGCCAAGGTGCTTAATTAGGAAGGTGCTTGGTATAATCGATCGGGGTTTTTAAAACTCTGCTAGCTCAGATTTAATTTCACCTCCTTTCACAAGTTCATCAGTTGGATTAAAACTCACGCTGCGTGCCATTAGCTCAGGAAAGGTTTTACTTACGTGGACCGTGGCTGTCTGTTTTTGTTTTGCGTTCGTGGCCTGTGCTTCTCGTTTGTCAAGCGGGCTTGTGTGGGTCATTTTATGTTGCCAGACCGGGGTGGGCATACGTATGTTAATGGGCTTTTTTCTAGTTGGATCAGTAGCGTTCTTGCGtcctaggccctgtttggttcataagtcctacgactttttttagtcccaatttATAAGttccaagtccctaaaaagtccctacctgtttggtttctgggacttataagtctctataagaccatattacaactataagtccctataaatCTCTCTTTgaaagtcttatttcataagtcctaaatgaccactttaagtccctataagtccctcctgtagggacttttttaagtccttagaccaataagtccctggaaacaaacacactCTAGTTTTCATGATTTGGAAGTGTTCAACCTTGCATTACTGTCAAGACAAGCCTGGCGAGTCCTGCTACATCAGCCTCACAAATTTCTAAAAAAAGAAATAACTACATGCGCCTGAGCTAATCGCTCAAAAAAAACACACACACTCGACCAGTCTGAGCATGGTCGTGGAGACTACCTCTTCTAACGACGATGCATCATGAATATGAGCATGGAGAACAGCGAGCTTCTGACCAGAACCTGTTGTAATCCTAGAGGACGACCGCCACACTGCAGTTGCTCTACCGGTAGAATATACCTCAACCACGCTGGTCAACCAGCGCTACTTGCATCGTTTCTGTGCAGCTATCCTATGTGCACGTTCACCTGGGCCAACTTCTTCTCGTCGTCTGCTGGCTCTTCTTACGTCGTGGCTATCGCCATGGTTCCTGAGGACGAACAATTGTAGAGCACTTGGAAGCTGGAGGCTGGAGCAGGTTCATCTCGTTTCATGTCCACCCACTAGGCATCACCGACGATTCAACAGCATCAACAGTACAGCCTGTTTCCTCTTGGTTGCCTGATGTGTGCAGACGTCGTCGTCACCTAGTCGGTGTTGAGGTGCCCAAAGCGATTGGAAAACTGACGCCACTGCAGACACTCGGTGTCATTAACGTCGCCGCTTCAGGGGCAAAGGCCTTCTTGCCAGAGCTCAAGAAGCTCACCCAATTGCGCAAGCTCGGAGTGTCCGGCATCAACAAGCATAACAGCAAGCATTTTTTCTCTGCAATCTCAGATCATGGCCATATTGAATCCTTATCTGTGCGCCTCAACAAGGACAGCAATCAGGGTTGTTGCTTGGATGGCATCCCCCTGCCTTTGAAGAACCTGCAGAGCCTTAAACTGCACGGGCTTAATGATAAATTGCCAGAATGGGGGAGTGACCGGCTTAGCAAACTCGCAAAGTTGGATTTAGAGATGGCCACTTTAATGGAAGGTGACATAAAGTTCATTGGTAAGCTACCACAACTATGTATTCTTCGCATCAAGCAGCTTCAAGATCCTGAGCTCCATTTCCATGTCCTTGTAAATGGAGAAGAGGACAACTGTTATCAAAAGGTGAAGGTCCTGGAGATTGCTTGCAGCTCTAGCTCCAGCAGCTTTCATGTGAATTTTGGATGCAAAGCAATGAAAAAACTTGAGCTGTTCAAGGTCGACTGCCCCAGTGTGTCTTCACCTCAGTTTTCTGGCTTGGAGCATCTTTCTGAACTCAAGGAATTCTTACGTAACTAAGGTTTCAGTGTCCAAACACTCAGCAAAGAATGGTGGTCGCCAGCTTGCCGAACAGCCAGGCAATAAGAAACACAAACCTTGCTGTGTTGCTAGAGGAACCACCACGATCTTCCCAAGGGGGGTCTAAATTCTGTAAAGTTTATGTACAGGGGGTCGGTTATTTATATGATTAGTTTGATTTCCGCTCACCTTCATCGCGAGCTGTGGTTGGTGTGTTGTTGTGCATATATCAATACTGTGTTTTAAATTTATTGTCTCCTCTGTAGTTAGAAGGAGCCATTTTGCTAAGTGTCTCAATGATTGGCATAAATCAAATAGGTAACTTTTCAAGATATCTGAGTTTATTATGTCAAAAGGGAATGGGTGAGCAGAAGTACTATAGTTGTTGGTGATCTATTCTCACCTCAAATGTTCAGTTGGTTCTCTGCCCAGCAAGTTGCTGCTTGCTCCTTGAAATGCTGCACCATTGTTTGACTTGCTCCATAGTATAGCACATTACAATTAAGTCAAAAACCAGAAAAAATCACCATGCAACTGTCCAATCTCGCAAATAAAGGGACTAGGTGAATTATTATAAATGCAGCATAGTGTAAAATTATTATAAATATGCTAGTGATTCAAGCTTGTATATATGCTCAGTTACGTGCCCATTGTCTTCAAGCTCATCAGACTCCATAGCGTGGTTAACATTCTCCTTGAAAACATCCTCGGGTGCGCTCACGGTATTGCTGGTTTGGTTGGTCTACCTGTTCTTATGTGGCCCCATGTTTACCCGTCCTAATGCAGCGAACAAACATAAAATCAGATAAGATGAACCGACACAGACAATA contains:
- the LOC119280289 gene encoding flotillin-like protein 2: MAIATTSNQAAIPPANRDGGELVADASEYLAISGWGINDVKLAKKAWVFAGQQCKRFSVTPVNYEFEVNAMSSEKLPFVLPAVFTIGPQVTTLELGDAAEAAVEAKLLLYAKLIAPLHLGGASASRVHDLVKGVIEGETRVLAAQLTMDEIFTGTKKFKQEVFDSVQKELDQFGLFIYNANVKQLVDVPGHEYFSYLGQKTQQEAASRAKVDVAEARMKGEVGAKERTGLTLQNAAKVDAETKVLSVRQQGEAFKEEAKVNAEVQVFQNAREADVAAAMTDLAMKKAGWDRQAKVAEVEAAKAVAIRDAELQMEVEIKNALCQTEKLKAEQLSKATVQYDTRVQESNALFYGRQKVAEAALYEEMKAAEARKAQADALFFEQKMAEDAKLYAKQREAEALSLVGRAKADYVASMLAALGGDYRALRDYLMIDGGMYAEMARINASAVNGLRPKISVWSNGDGGGEGGALQQVAGVYKMLPPLLETVHEQTGMLPRAWMGTLSKDGAAAN
- the LOC119278886 gene encoding wheatwin-2: MAARVMLVAALLCAAAAAAAAQQANNVRATYHYYRPAQNNWDLGAPAVSAYCATWDASKPLSWRSKYGWTAFCGPAGAHGQAACGKCLRVTNPATGAQVTARIVDQCANGGLDLDWDTVFTKIDTNGVGYQQGHLNVNYQFVDCRD